A portion of the Punica granatum isolate Tunisia-2019 chromosome 7, ASM765513v2, whole genome shotgun sequence genome contains these proteins:
- the LOC116213620 gene encoding S-protein homolog 3-like, with protein MGSTFAKRRGVVVVLLAVALSVLTDHTCDGQEKPEPGQGEDYHVKIINALSESAVLTVNCWRADRGHADDLGSQEIYSLADYTFDIHADNTFLTTYKCRFDWLHESHEFLIFYHARDMIRGIELVWSITSSGPCVFNNSSGGTICYEWS; from the coding sequence ATGGGTTCCACCTTTGCCAAGCGTCGCGGCGTCGTCGTCGTCCTCCTGGCGGTTGCACTTTCAGTACTTACGGACCATACTTGCGACGGACAAGAAAAACCAGAACCAGGACAAGGAGAAGACTACCATGTCAAAATCATTAATGCTCTGAGCGAGTCTGCTGTCCTCACGGTCAATTGCTGGAGAGCCGATAGAGGCCATGCCGACGATCTAGGAAGCCAGGAAATATATTCGCTTGCCGATTACACGTTCGACATCCACGCTGATAATACATTCTTAACAACGTACAAGTGCAGATTTGATTGGCTTCATGAGTCCCACGAGTTTCTTATATTCTACCACGCCAGAGACATGATTCGAGGTATAGAACTCGTGTGGAGTATCACTTCATCGGGGCCGTGCGTCTTCAATAACTCATCCGGTGGCACTATCTGCTATGAGTGGTCTTGA
- the LOC116213811 gene encoding isoaspartyl peptidase/L-asparaginase, whose translation MGWAIALHGGAGDIPLSLPPERRLPREACLRHCLQVGVHALKSKKSPLDVVELVVQELENNPNFNAGRGSVLTTNGTVEMEACIVDGKTMRCGAVSGLKTVVNPIYLARLVMEKTPHIYLGFEGAEAFAREQGVETVDASHFITPENVERLKQAREANRVQIDYNAQPVQKDMKREELIPDGDSQIGTVGCVAVDNEGNLAAATSTGGLVNKMVGRIGDTPIIGAGTYANSLCAVSATGKGEAIIRGTVARDVAALMEFKGMSLEQAAALVVGDRVPKGNVGLIAVSATGEVTMPFNTTGMFRACATEDGHSEIAIWDS comes from the exons CGGTGGAGCAGGAGACATCCCGCTTTCCTTGCCGCCGGAGCGCCGTCTCCCGAGGGAGGCCTGCCTCCGCCACTGCCTTCAGGTCGGCGTCCACGCCCTGAAATCCAAGAAATCCCCCCTCGACGTCGTCGAGCTCGTG GTTCAGGAACTCGAGAATAACCCGAACTTCAACGCAGGCAGGGGATCTGTCTTGACCACCAATGGCACGGTTGAAATGGAAGCTTGCATCGTGGATGGGAAGACAATGAGGTGCGGAGCAGTGTCGGGCCTCAAGACTGTTGTGAATCCGATATATTTGGCACGTCTAGTGATGGAGAAAACACCTCATATATATCTCGGGTTCGAAGGTGCAGAGGCATTTGCTAGGGAGCAA GGTGTTGAGACAGTAGATGCATCTCATTTCATTACTCCAGAGAATGTCGAAAGGCTGAAGCAGGCCAGAGAAGCAAACAGAGTGCAG ATTGACTACAACGCACAACCTGTTCAGAAGGACATGAAGAGGGAGGAATTGATTCCTGATGGTGACAGTCAAATTGGTACGGTAGGGTGCGTAGCAGTGGATAACGAAGGGAACTTGGCGGCAGCAACTTCCACTGGGGGGTTAGTGAACAAGATGGTGGGAAGGATCGGGGACACGCCCATCATAGGAGCTGGCACCTACGCAAACAGTCTCTGTGCAGTCTCGGCTACCGGCAAAGGTGAGGCCATCATCCGAGGGACAGTCGCTAGGGATGTCGCCGCCCTCATGGAGTTCAAGGGAATGTCCCTGGAGCAAGCAGCTGCCCTTGTTGTGGGGGATCGGGTTCCTAAGGGTAATGTTGGGCTGATCGCGGTTTCAGCCACTGGGGAAGTGACCATGCCTTTTAATACAACCGGGATGTTTCGTGCGTGTGCCACTGAGGATGGGCACTCGGAGATTGCAATATGGGATTCTTGA
- the LOC116213810 gene encoding probable galacturonosyltransferase 11, producing MKRRAADNRRPVRRSLWRSIWSVLGLFCLAGLVLFVVHHNHNGDRTVQPLSEDTTASFREEDHQVFNFTDEISSDTSFARQLAEQMTLAKAYIIIAKEHNNLHLAWELSSKFRTSQLLLSRAAMRGEPITLEEAGPVIKSMSSLIFKAQDLHYDIATTITTMRTHIQALEERANAAVVQSVVFGQLAAGSLPKSVHCSIIKLASDWLQYPTLRNLADEIRNSPRLVDNNLYHFCLFSDNLLGTSVVVNSTVSNVDHPKQLVFHIVTNGVNYGPMQAWFLSNDFKGATIEVQIMEEFSWLNASFFDISHHMKTSSLLNHLRFYIPKIYPQLEKVVFLDDDVVVQKELTPLFSLELHGNVNGAVETCLEAFHRYYKYLNFSNPIISSKFDPQACGWAFGMNIFDLIAWRKANVTSRYQYWQKQNKGGTLWKLGTLPPGLLAFYGLTEPLDRRWHVQGLGFDPNIDSRLIESAAVIHFNGNMKPWLKLGIEKYKPLWERYINMSHPHLRDCTSS from the exons ATGAAGCGGCGGGCCGCCGATAACCGGCGCCCGGTCCGGAGGAGCTTGTGGCGTTCGATCTGGTCGGTTCTTGGGCTGTTCTGTCTCGCCGGGCTGGTCTTGTTTGTGGTTCATCACAATCACAATGGGGATCGGACCGTACAGCCCTTGTCGGAG GATACAACTGCTAGTTTTCgagaagaagatcatcaggtTTTCAACTTTACTGATGAAATATCGAGCGACACCTCTTTTGCTCGGCAACTAGCGGAGCAAATGACCCTTGCAAAGGCCTACATTATCATTGCAAAGGAGCACAACAACCTCCATCTTGCATGGGAGCTGAGCTCGAAGTTCCGAACCTCCCAGCTTCTCCTCTCGAGGGCCGCCATGAGGGGAGAGCCTATCACGCTAGAAGAGGCTGGGCCCGTGATCAAGAGTATGTCTTCTTTAATCTTCAAGGCACAAGACCTACACTACGACATTGCCACTACAATTACGACCATGCGTACCCACATTCAGGCCCTTGAGGAACGGGCTAATGCTGCAGTAGTTCAGAGCGTTGTTTTTGGGCAGCTAGCGGCTGGATCTCTCCCAAAGAGTGTTCATTGCTCAATCATAAAGCTTGCCTCCGATTGGCTCCAGTATCCAACTCTTAGAAACCTTGCCGATGAGATAAGAAACTCTCCACGATTGGTGGACAACAACCTCTACCATTTCTGCTTATTCTCGGACAATTTGCTGGGCACATCCGTGGTAGTAAATTCAACAGTTTCCAACGTGGACCACCCAAAACAGCTCGTGTTCCATATTGTGACAAACGGTGTCAATTATGGACCAATGCAGGCATGGTTTCTCAGCAATGACTTTAAAGGGGCTACCATAGAAGTTCAGATCATGGAGGAGTTCTCTTGGCTCAACGCATCTTTTTTCGACATATCTCATCATATGAAAACCTCTTCTCTGCTGAACCATCTTCGGTTCTATATTCCCAAGATCTACCCTCAATTGGAAAAAGTTGTATTTCTCGATGATGATGTTGTGGTTCAGAAGGAATTGACTCCTCTCTTCTCCTTAGAGCTTCATGGGAACGTTAATGGAGCGGTTGAGACTTGCCTCGAAGCTTTCCACCGGTACTACAAATATCTCAATTTCTCAAACCCGATTATCAGCTCCAAGTTCGACCCGCAGGCCTGTGGGTGGGCATTCGGGATGAACATATTCGACTTAATTGCCTGGAGGAAAGCAAATGTCACATCCCGATACCAGTACTGGCAGAAACAGAACAAGGGCGGGACCCTGTGGAAGCTCGGGACCCTGCCTCCAGGGCTCCTGGCCTTCTATGGACTAACCGAGCCGCTCGACCGAAGATGGCATGTGCAAGGTCTGGGCTTCGATCCGAACATCGACAGCCGCCTGATCGAGAGTGCAGCAGTTATTCACTTCAACGGGAACATGAAGCCATGGCTCAAGTTGGGTATTGAGAAGTATAAGCCTCTCTGGGAAAGGTACATAAATATGAGTCACCCGCATCTACGAGATTGCACCTCCAGCTGA